A part of Ziziphus jujuba cultivar Dongzao chromosome 8, ASM3175591v1 genomic DNA contains:
- the LOC107413467 gene encoding uncharacterized protein LOC107413467: MEEKEKKKKKINNQNKKQKHQHPNDQTTKTSDFSFKPSSDVKGIRFGGQFIVKSFTIRRARPLELLQLLSFPPTTSTTVPTPTPTPTNNTNTTTNNYSGNKSNTKNANNQKLPFPSTTAFLPTNFTILAHHAWHTLTLGLGTKKSKVLLFVFETESMKVAVDRVWPPEIPLGEVNKRLIRGLTGCEMARFKFRKGCITFYVYAVRQIGNLGFSCADDLRTILQSVVALNDFLDHTAMLAMPNQRSISYARPVAMAH; encoded by the coding sequence atggaagaaaaagagaagaagaagaagaagatcaacAACCAAAACAAGAAGCAAAAACACCAGCACCCAAATGACCAGACCACAAAAACTTCAGATTTCTCTTTCAAACCCAGCTCTGATGTAAAAGGTATTCGTTTCGGCGGCCAATTCATTGTTAAATCCTTCACGATCCGTCGTGCTAGGCCTTTAGAACTCCTCCAACTCCTTTCTTTCCCACCCACAACAAGTACCACCGTACCCACACCCACACCCACACCCACCAACAACACCAACACCACAACCAACAACTACAGCGGCAATAAATCAAACACCAAGAACGCAAACAACCAAAAGCTTCCGTTCCCTTCAACCACAGCTTTCTTGCCCACAAACTTCACAATCTTAGCTCACCATGCCTGGCACACACTCACTCTCGGGCTGGGAACCAAGAAATCCAAAGTCCTTCTCTTCGTGTTCGAAACCGAAAGCATGAAGGTTGCGGTAGACCGGGTTTGGCCGCCGGAGATTCCGCTTGGCGAAGTGAACAAGAGGCTGATCAGGGGCTTGACTGGGTGCGAGATGGCTCGGTTCAAGTTTAGGAAAGGGTGTATAACTTTCTATGTATATGCGGTTCGGCAAATTGGGAACTTGGGTTTCTCTTGTGCAGATGATCTAAGGACAATCTTGCAGTCTGTGGTTGCTCTCAACGATTTCTTGGACCACACTGCTATGCTTGCCATGCCAAACCAGAGAAGCATTAGCTATGCTCGTCCTGTAGCTATGGCTCactag
- the LOC107413474 gene encoding uncharacterized protein LOC107413474 isoform X1, protein MGSVIVLTMVEVILSLLIIVALGLVSAIFFEAYRRRLNNAHVEAPAIFEDPNSLKQVPCPSIFDPSEKYISLIIPAFNEEHRLPGALEETMNYLQQRGAKDKSFSYEVVIVDDGSSDGTKRVAFEFVRKYTVDNVRVILLGRNHGKGEAIRKGMLHSRGELLLMLDADGATNVNDLEKLENEVQTVARKEFKLGDSASRDSNFRVSDIPISAFGSRAHLEDKALATRKWYRNFLMKGFHLVVLLAAGPGIRDTQCGFKMFTRSAARKLFTNIRLKRWCFDVELVFLCKWFGIPMLEISVNWSEIPGSKVNPLSIPNMLWELVLMSVGYRTRMWRIST, encoded by the exons ATGGGGAGTGTAATTGTTTTGACGATGGTGGAGGTTATTTTGTCCCTCCTAATAATCGTAGCCTTGGGTTTGGTTTCTGCTATTTTCTTCGAAGCTTATAGAAGGAGACTCAACAACGC GCATGTCGAAGCCCCCGCGATCTTCGAGGATCCCAATTCGTTGAAACAG GTTCCTTGCCCTTCAATTTTTGATCCATCAGAAAAGTACATATCTTTGATAATTCCTGCATTCAATGAAGAGCACAGGCTTCCTGGTGCTCTTGAGGAAACCATGAA TTATTTGCAACAGCGTGGAGCAAAGGATAAGTCATTTTCTTATGAg GTGGTGATTGTTGATGATGGAAGTTCTGATGGAACAAAAAGAGTAGCCTTTGAATTTGTAAGAAAATACACCGTTGACAATGTGAGGGTTATCCTTCTTGGTAGAAATCATGGGAAGGGAGAAGCTATCAGAAAA GGAATGCTTCATTCACGTGGTGAGCTACTTCTAATGCTGGATGCTGATGGAGCAACCAATGTTAATGACCTAGAAAAACTAGAAAATGAG GTCCAAACAGTTGCAAGAAAGGAATTTAAATTAGGAGATTCAGCATCCAGAGACTCAAATTTTAGAGTGTCGGATATCCCAATTTCTGCTTTTGGTTCCCGTGCTCATCTTGAGGATAAAGCCCTGGCTACA AGGAAGTGGTACCGCAATTTTTTGATGAAGGGTTTCCATCTTGTGGTTCTTTTGGCAGCTGGTCCGGGAATCCGGGATACACAG TgtggttttaagatgtttacaAGGTCTGCTGCAAGGAAGCTTTTCACTAACATCCGTCTGAAAAG GTGGTGCTTTGATGTTGAGTTGGTTTTCCTATGCAAATGGTTTGGCATCCCAATGCTTGAGATATCTGTGAACTGGTCTGAAATTCCTGGATCCAAGGTGAACCCTTTGAGCATACCCAACATGCTTTGGGAGCTTGTGTTGATGTCTGTTGGATATAGGACACGTATGTGGAGAATCAGTACCTGA
- the LOC107413474 gene encoding uncharacterized protein LOC107413474 isoform X2 has translation MGSVIVLTMVEVILSLLIIVALGLVSAIFFEAYRRRLNNAHVEAPAIFEDPNSLKQVVIVDDGSSDGTKRVAFEFVRKYTVDNVRVILLGRNHGKGEAIRKGMLHSRGELLLMLDADGATNVNDLEKLENEVQTVARKEFKLGDSASRDSNFRVSDIPISAFGSRAHLEDKALATRKWYRNFLMKGFHLVVLLAAGPGIRDTQCGFKMFTRSAARKLFTNIRLKRWCFDVELVFLCKWFGIPMLEISVNWSEIPGSKVNPLSIPNMLWELVLMSVGYRTRMWRIST, from the exons ATGGGGAGTGTAATTGTTTTGACGATGGTGGAGGTTATTTTGTCCCTCCTAATAATCGTAGCCTTGGGTTTGGTTTCTGCTATTTTCTTCGAAGCTTATAGAAGGAGACTCAACAACGC GCATGTCGAAGCCCCCGCGATCTTCGAGGATCCCAATTCGTTGAAACAG GTGGTGATTGTTGATGATGGAAGTTCTGATGGAACAAAAAGAGTAGCCTTTGAATTTGTAAGAAAATACACCGTTGACAATGTGAGGGTTATCCTTCTTGGTAGAAATCATGGGAAGGGAGAAGCTATCAGAAAA GGAATGCTTCATTCACGTGGTGAGCTACTTCTAATGCTGGATGCTGATGGAGCAACCAATGTTAATGACCTAGAAAAACTAGAAAATGAG GTCCAAACAGTTGCAAGAAAGGAATTTAAATTAGGAGATTCAGCATCCAGAGACTCAAATTTTAGAGTGTCGGATATCCCAATTTCTGCTTTTGGTTCCCGTGCTCATCTTGAGGATAAAGCCCTGGCTACA AGGAAGTGGTACCGCAATTTTTTGATGAAGGGTTTCCATCTTGTGGTTCTTTTGGCAGCTGGTCCGGGAATCCGGGATACACAG TgtggttttaagatgtttacaAGGTCTGCTGCAAGGAAGCTTTTCACTAACATCCGTCTGAAAAG GTGGTGCTTTGATGTTGAGTTGGTTTTCCTATGCAAATGGTTTGGCATCCCAATGCTTGAGATATCTGTGAACTGGTCTGAAATTCCTGGATCCAAGGTGAACCCTTTGAGCATACCCAACATGCTTTGGGAGCTTGTGTTGATGTCTGTTGGATATAGGACACGTATGTGGAGAATCAGTACCTGA